One Pseudomonas abieticivorans genomic region harbors:
- a CDS encoding anti-sigma factor produces MSTGPQDQNPDIEALAGEYVLGTLSADQRAVVQRRLPIDEPLRAAVDAWEQRLFALTALAEPHAPSAGLWGRIEHSLATPAIDWWNRLGLWRGLAAAGLVATLVLGSLLVLQAPPLGAPHYLVVLVAPQDKAPGWVVQAGNGRQIQLIPLGTVQVPADQALEFWTKADGWQGPVSLGLVKPGQTLQVPLGKLPPLEANQLFELTLEKSTGSPIGKPTGPVQFIGRAVKVI; encoded by the coding sequence ATGAGCACCGGCCCGCAGGATCAAAACCCAGACATTGAGGCGCTGGCCGGTGAGTACGTGCTGGGCACCTTGAGCGCGGATCAGCGCGCCGTGGTGCAACGCCGTCTACCCATTGATGAGCCTTTGCGCGCCGCAGTGGATGCCTGGGAGCAGCGCCTGTTCGCGTTGACGGCGCTGGCCGAACCGCACGCGCCTTCGGCGGGTTTGTGGGGGCGCATCGAGCACAGCCTGGCAACGCCTGCCATCGACTGGTGGAACCGCCTGGGCCTGTGGCGGGGGCTGGCGGCGGCAGGCCTGGTCGCCACCTTGGTACTGGGCAGCCTGCTGGTGTTGCAGGCCCCACCGCTTGGCGCCCCGCACTACCTGGTGGTGCTGGTGGCGCCGCAAGACAAGGCACCCGGCTGGGTGGTGCAGGCGGGCAATGGTCGCCAGATCCAGCTGATCCCATTGGGCACGGTCCAGGTGCCGGCGGATCAGGCCTTGGAGTTCTGGACCAAAGCTGACGGTTGGCAAGGCCCGGTGTCGTTGGGGCTGGTCAAGCCGGGGCAGACCTTGCAGGTGCCGCTGGGCAAGCTGCCGCCGCTGGAGGCCAACCAGTTGTTTGAACTGACCCTGGAAAAAAGCACCGGCTCGCCGATTGGCAAACCCACGGGGCCGGTGCAGTTCATTGGCCGGGCTGTGAAAGTGATATGA
- a CDS encoding DUF3455 domain-containing protein: MNVQRLLSFAGASLLVTSLTAHAAMEVPDTIKVPDGHKVALETVGVGEITYECRDKANAAGQVEWVFVGPQAVLNDRSGKQVGTYFGPPATWQAQDGSKITGTQLAVAPSSAGNLPYQLVKANPAEGKGAMNGVTYVQRVALKGGVAPAAGCTVADKGKKEQVKYQADYIFWAAK, encoded by the coding sequence ATGAACGTTCAACGCCTACTGTCTTTCGCCGGTGCCTCGCTGTTGGTGACGTCCCTGACCGCCCACGCGGCCATGGAGGTGCCAGACACCATCAAGGTGCCAGACGGCCACAAGGTGGCCCTGGAAACCGTCGGGGTAGGGGAGATTACCTACGAGTGCCGCGACAAGGCCAACGCTGCCGGCCAAGTGGAGTGGGTGTTTGTCGGCCCCCAGGCGGTGCTCAATGACCGCAGCGGCAAACAGGTGGGTACCTATTTCGGCCCACCGGCCACCTGGCAGGCCCAGGATGGCTCGAAAATCACCGGCACGCAGTTGGCCGTGGCGCCCTCCAGCGCGGGCAACCTGCCGTACCAGTTGGTCAAGGCCAACCCGGCCGAGGGCAAGGGTGCAATGAATGGCGTGACCTATGTGCAGCGCGTGGCACTCAAGGGCGGCGTGGCACCCGCAGCCGGCTGTACCGTGGCCGACAAGGGCAAGAAAGAGCAGGTGAAATACCAGGCGGACTATATTTTCTGGGCAGCGAAATAA
- a CDS encoding glycosyltransferase has protein sequence MIAVIIPAHNEQQYMAACLRSVHAAIRHPSLAGEAVQILVVLDHCTDRTGAIARGHGAQVTTVNARNVGLARSHGAKLMLERGARWLAFTDADSRVPGHWLARQLAFGADAVCGTVTVDQWAEHAPEVRSRYDAHYQPVEGHRHIHGANLGVCAIAYTHAGGFQHLPAHEDVRLVQDLERKGASIIWTATNSVITSARKDSRCREGFGDYLRSLDTAQPLISLSQPGQ, from the coding sequence ATGATCGCCGTCATCATCCCCGCCCACAACGAACAACAGTACATGGCCGCCTGCCTGCGCTCGGTGCACGCGGCGATCCGCCACCCCTCACTTGCCGGCGAGGCGGTGCAGATCCTGGTGGTGCTGGACCATTGCACCGATCGCACCGGCGCCATCGCGCGCGGCCACGGTGCGCAGGTCACCACGGTGAACGCCCGCAACGTGGGCCTGGCGCGCAGCCACGGCGCCAAACTCATGCTCGAACGCGGCGCGCGCTGGCTGGCCTTCACCGATGCCGACAGCCGCGTGCCCGGCCACTGGCTGGCCCGGCAACTGGCATTCGGCGCCGATGCGGTGTGTGGCACCGTCACGGTGGACCAATGGGCCGAACACGCCCCTGAAGTTCGCAGCCGCTACGACGCGCATTACCAACCCGTGGAAGGCCATCGGCACATCCACGGCGCCAACCTTGGGGTCTGCGCCATCGCCTACACCCATGCCGGTGGCTTCCAGCACCTGCCCGCCCACGAAGACGTGCGCCTGGTGCAGGACCTGGAGCGCAAGGGCGCCAGCATCATCTGGACCGCCACCAACAGCGTCATCACCAGTGCCCGCAAAGACAGCCGTTGCCGCGAAGGCTTCGGTGATTACCTGCGCTCGTTGGACACCGCGCAACCGCTCATATCACTTTCACAGCCCGGCCAATGA
- a CDS encoding sigma-70 family RNA polymerase sigma factor, protein MTPGQGAGAPPFSDGLPLSVAEPQFDYEAHLAACARGERAALQRLYVQEVARLLGVAKRLVRDNALAEDVVHDAFVKVWQGAADFDPARGSARGWIFSITRHVALDGLRRRRRETPLDTFSELETPSEGNDVLLYTDRLHHCLAGLQPQRRRCIVHAYVDGLSHGQIAQQLGAPLGTVKAWIKRSLSALRECMG, encoded by the coding sequence ATGACCCCCGGCCAGGGTGCCGGGGCACCCCCTTTCAGTGATGGCCTGCCCTTGTCTGTAGCCGAACCCCAGTTTGACTATGAAGCCCACCTGGCCGCCTGTGCCCGGGGTGAACGTGCGGCCTTGCAGCGGCTTTACGTGCAGGAGGTCGCGCGCTTGTTGGGGGTGGCCAAGCGGTTGGTGAGAGACAACGCGCTGGCCGAAGACGTGGTGCACGATGCCTTTGTGAAGGTGTGGCAGGGCGCGGCAGATTTTGATCCGGCGCGCGGCAGCGCCCGTGGCTGGATATTCAGCATCACCCGCCATGTGGCATTGGACGGCCTGCGCCGGCGCCGACGCGAAACGCCACTGGATACATTCAGCGAACTGGAAACGCCCAGTGAGGGGAACGACGTGCTGCTTTATACCGATCGGCTCCACCATTGCCTGGCCGGTCTGCAACCCCAACGCCGACGCTGCATCGTGCATGCCTACGTGGACGGGCTTTCCCATGGGCAAATCGCCCAGCAGCTGGGCGCGCCCCTGGGCACCGTCAAGGCCTGGATCAAGCGCAGCCTGTCGGCCTTGCGCGAGTGCATGGGATGA
- a CDS encoding NYN domain-containing protein — protein MPNKTRLAVLIDADNASAAITEGLFEEIAKYGTASVKRMYGDWTSPNLGSWKKVMLDQSIQPIQQFAYTKGKNATDSALIIDAMDLLYTRRFDGFCLVSSDSDFTRLAARLREEGLVVYGFGEEKTPKPFVAACDKFIYTEILRADATPEQEAAPEKKPAAVRESEPQAEATHTKKAPKVPVQFIAKILDDISDEDGWAQLGALGTNIGKLRPEFDPRIYGFRKLSDLIKGQAAHFELQVKGASPTGGTVLYVRNRPQ, from the coding sequence ATGCCTAATAAAACCCGCCTGGCCGTGCTGATCGACGCCGACAACGCCTCGGCCGCCATCACCGAAGGCCTGTTCGAAGAGATCGCCAAGTACGGCACCGCCAGCGTCAAGCGCATGTATGGCGACTGGACCAGCCCGAACCTGGGCAGTTGGAAGAAGGTGATGCTCGACCAGTCCATCCAGCCCATCCAGCAGTTTGCCTACACCAAGGGCAAGAACGCCACCGACAGCGCCTTGATCATCGACGCCATGGACTTGCTGTACACCCGCCGTTTCGACGGCTTTTGCCTGGTGTCCAGCGACAGCGACTTCACCCGCCTGGCCGCCCGGCTGCGTGAAGAGGGGTTAGTGGTGTACGGCTTTGGCGAGGAGAAAACCCCCAAACCCTTCGTTGCCGCCTGCGACAAGTTCATCTACACCGAGATTTTGCGCGCCGACGCCACGCCAGAGCAGGAGGCTGCGCCTGAGAAAAAGCCCGCCGCCGTGCGCGAGAGCGAGCCGCAGGCAGAGGCCACCCACACGAAAAAAGCGCCCAAGGTGCCGGTGCAATTCATTGCCAAGATCCTTGATGACATCTCCGACGAAGATGGCTGGGCGCAGTTGGGAGCCCTTGGCACCAACATCGGCAAGCTGCGACCGGAGTTCGACCCCAGGATCTACGGGTTTCGTAAATTGAGTGATTTGATCAAGGGCCAGGCCGCGCATTTCGAGCTGCAGGTCAAGGGCGCATCGCCCACCGGGGGCACGGTGTTGTACGTGCGCAACCGCCCCCAGTAG
- a CDS encoding nucleotidyl transferase AbiEii/AbiGii toxin family protein: protein MSLFDQVVDQALHNRPELNALRVVVEKELLHHDIMLALSAAGLLAKLTFIGGTCLRACYGSNRLSEDLDFTGGADFDREHLAELARVLVATLKGKYGLEVEVSEPLRDIGNVDTWKIKVQTRPGRKDMPAQRINIDVCSIPSYQPTPMVLLNPYGVDMGTGGLLLMAQTLEEIYADKIVAFALRPNRIKNRDLWDLAWLRQQGVKPRLDLIASKLADHRCERSAFLGLFKERSERLETDDSLAVGFRAEMSRFLPRDLVVQTVDDPAFWVFLAGHVRQLYQLTARTLGGEPDRVGFKM from the coding sequence ACCAAGTGGTGGACCAGGCGCTGCACAATCGGCCGGAACTGAACGCGCTGCGGGTCGTGGTCGAGAAAGAACTGCTGCATCACGACATCATGCTAGCGTTGAGTGCGGCAGGCTTGCTGGCCAAATTGACGTTTATCGGTGGTACCTGCTTGCGCGCGTGCTACGGCTCGAATCGTTTGAGTGAAGACCTCGATTTTACCGGCGGGGCGGATTTCGATCGCGAGCATCTGGCGGAACTGGCGCGGGTACTGGTCGCGACCCTCAAGGGCAAATACGGCCTGGAGGTGGAGGTCAGCGAGCCTTTGAGAGACATCGGTAACGTCGATACCTGGAAAATCAAAGTGCAGACTCGCCCAGGGCGCAAAGACATGCCAGCGCAACGTATCAATATCGATGTGTGTTCGATCCCCAGTTATCAACCCACCCCCATGGTGCTGCTCAACCCCTACGGTGTCGATATGGGCACCGGTGGCTTGCTGTTGATGGCGCAAACACTTGAAGAAATTTACGCCGACAAGATCGTTGCGTTTGCCCTGCGGCCCAATCGGATAAAAAACCGCGACCTTTGGGACTTGGCATGGCTTAGGCAACAAGGTGTCAAGCCACGGTTGGACCTGATTGCGAGCAAGTTGGCCGACCATCGCTGTGAGCGATCGGCATTTCTGGGCCTGTTCAAAGAGCGCTCTGAGCGGCTCGAAACGGATGACAGCCTGGCAGTCGGTTTCCGCGCAGAGATGAGTCGCTTCCTGCCCCGTGACCTTGTGGTGCAGACCGTTGATGACCCCGCTTTCTGGGTGTTCCTGGCAGGGCATGTGCGCCAGCTTTACCAATTGACGGCACGAACGCTGGGCGGCGAGCCCGACCGGGTAGGGTTCAAGATGTAA